The Thunnus maccoyii chromosome 12, fThuMac1.1, whole genome shotgun sequence genomic interval ACTGCTACTACTGTACATCAGAGAAAATCTCCATCAAAGGTTTTAGTTGAGGATGTGAAGTGTTGatcagaggacagagaagagagtCCACAGTGCTGAGGCATGTCGATCAATTTGGttgatacattttaataaaaaaaattcttaattCCACAAATGTTTAAGGATTCTTCAGACCTGTGGGAACCCTGCACTTTGTACAATCTTTGTGGGAGAGACTGTACACACCTCTCAACCAGAAAGTGAGGTGACAGACAACATTACACAGGTCTGTAGGCTGCTGGTAATTTGAGACTTATTTTCAGCACAATTGTTAATTAGGGAAAAATCTGATTAGGAAAATTATTCTAACGGAAAGAGTGGTGGAAGGTCAGGACGCATCATCTTCATTCACAGCAATGAGACTTGGTGTTATCTCAGATGTTAATTTATCCACAATCTGCCCAGATCTGGATGCTGCTCTAATTAGTTTAAATAATAGGAAACTGATTTTCATAAGTTTTACTGTAGAAGGTTTTATTATGGTAGGTAAATATGACCTGAAAAAACTGGATGCCAGCAGCAAACCCCTCAGAAACGGAGCTGTGCGGAGTGGATTTTGGCAGTCACAACTGCAGGTTGGGATTACTGTATTTGAGTTGGTGGAGTTTGTTGATTATGATACACATCTTGGAAATAAGCCTTGCATAAAGAGCCTACATGTGGGTAAATACAATCCCTTCAGCATTAACCTTTTTGCAAAGAAGAAGATTTGTTTGAGAGATTTGAGTTGGATTTTATTTGACATGGACTtactaaagattattttatgCATCAAAAGGGCAATAAGTGCATTCTTCCCGTGTGACTTTTCTTATAAATATTGCACAAACTGGACAAAAGAGCAAACTCATGCATGAAGAATTAGTTGAACTTGCATTACAAGAATTAAGAATTAAGGAACTGATGAATGAGAAAGCAGAAAGCAAACACTGATATCGgtttacaaaaactgaaaaaagcaaaaagtctGTAAAGGACAAGACAGCCACTTCCACCCACAGAGGTTACCAATCTTGTAATACTCTCTGtagttttcatgtgtttaatgAACAAAGCCAAACCTGTGATTCAGATTTCAAAAACCATCACTTACTTAGTGTATAATTCCTGATATTCCTCTATTCTCAAATGCAAGTCTATCTCAGCTGATTATGCTTTTGTGTAACTGTTAGTTTTCATAGATAGAGTGCTGGTAAGAAACTCACCTGCTGGCTCTGGTGGGTCTGGGACGACGGCTGCTGGTTGAAGAAGGCATACTGGGACAGCTGCTGCTCGAGGTTCATGGCGTTGATGGCCGCCTGGAAGGAAATACagcaaaagataaaacatgaagTTCTACTGTTTTATCAAATATCATTATTTGTGGGCTACTCAGATGACTGATTCCTGCataaaacttgtgaaaaaatcattaaaatctaatattttacaccaacataatgaaaacaaaaaactatcTTTGGTATTTTAAACACCACACACATAACCTCTTAAccataacatgacaaaaaagtCCATCTGAACCACTGGGAATTGTCCAAAATAAGTGAATAATCAATTAAGTTTAGCATTATAGATTTTCTAGGGGAAGGGGTCAGGACGGAGAGCTCTGCTGTAcctgagagagagtgagaggtgGAGATGTCGGGGAGAGCTGCAGGTTCTGGTGCTGGTGGGAATCTCCTGTGTTCAGGATGAGAGGAACCATGTTGTCCTGCCCAGGCTCCATTTCCATGGTTACTGTGGGCTGAGAGGTGTTCACTCCTACCCAGCACACAAGAATGGCATAATGAAGGAGTTTTAACAGCACATAGAGTCTGAAATCAGCACCAAAACTTGgtaaatgttgaaatgaaaaatcaCTGACACATTGCAAATGTTTCCatgttaaatatgaaaacacGACTGTCCGTCGCGTTACCTTGTGTGTTCGCCAGTGTGCTGTTAGAGGAGCTGAACGAGGCGGCTGCAGCATCATCCGAGTCCAGCGGGGTGGGCAGTGGAGGAGGGAACTGGATGTTGGTCAGGTCAGGTAGTGAACCGCCAGTGTTGTGGGCAGCTGGTTTTAGTGAAGTGGTCAACTGCTGGTCCGGAGATGGGAATATGCTGCCGAAAACAGACGTGCGCAGTGAACTTGACAGCGATGACAAGATTAATACACTGGAAAATGTCAGCGATGAGATGAAGGAGCAGAAACATAAACACTGGATAGCTTATGCAGATTACTGAGCAatgcttaaaaatgttttacattacaATCAACTCAGAAATATTTGGCTTGCATTTGGTTAGTGGGACTCTACTGCTTCTGGCTACACACTCATTACTTTGGCAGTCGAGTGAGTAAATGGAAGTGATGCTTAATTATAGTCAGATGGCTTCAATTTAAAgccatgttttattcatgtttcttcggatgtgtgtaaatatgcacTCATTTGAAGCGGACTGTAACACAGTTTTTACTTTCACTGACATCCAACGTTATAAAGGTGCAGCTAGAGCTAAAACATTCtcatcatcatttcattatGTTAATCAGACTTCAGAAAATGTATCCTTAGACCAGCTCTGAAGAGAAGAAACAGTACAATACTCACTGGATTCCTGGAACTTTGCAGGGCTTGGACCTTGAAATGTTCTGAAGgggaaaatataattaatagCTTGAGTATTGTGGAGaccacagataaaaacacatagaaacatGTATGTGAGTTTAAATGTCACACCTTTTTGCAGTCCCAGTTCTGTTCTTGCCCATCTTCATCAACGTCCTGTTTAATTGCTTCAGATCCTGGTACAGTTAGCAGGAGAActggagagatggagaaaaaaaatatgtcctCAGTCTCTTGGGTCTACAGATGTCCAGCCTGTATGAGCGTATAATAATCACAGCCCACATGTCCTCATTTATTATGATCAAGGGatatttaaacagaaaataacacacaaagaagagaaggaaggaagataatggaaaaacaggaagaaagaaaaaaagactaaaagtaTGACAGGAAAGTAAAAGATACAATTTATACTGAATGTGAATGagggacaaaatgaaaaaaatgtctccAAGGAGATTCATACAAAATGAGTCAAAGCGCTTCTGATATTAAAATAATCTGCCTCACGCTGCCATTAGCGCTAAAATTCATCGGACACTTGAATGCACCCCGTCTTCTCAGCAgtaattttcctcctctgccttcAAAGCCACATTGAAACCCTTTCATCATACACTGGAGGGCACTCGACTGAACCGtcaagagaaaagcagcaaaataacacacaaataaacaagcttacaacaaaaaacccccaaccACCATCACCAACTGCTGCAGATCATTTCAAAAACACCTGAATGGTCTGGTCTGGTTAAGAATGGACTCATTTGAAGCAGAGCTATGTATGGTGGCTCAATAAAAAATAGAagtttgaattaaaaaatgactctttGAGATCATTTGTACCTCGTTTTGGCTGGAGCTCCTGTGATCCTCCAGTGAAGGAGGCCTGCTGGGGAGGAGTTAGTGTGCTCTGGTGCAGTGCTGAGTCAGAGTTTGTCCTGCAGCACAAGAATGTGCACAATCACACAGTgcaatttacagtaaaataaaagaaaccaaatactgtatgtttagaagcagagaaaacacatgTCATTCAATTGCTAGAAAAAAACTGTTCTACAGCAGCTACAAACCCTTTTATACAAAATCATCTGGGCATAAACCACAATTATCAACACAATTTAGCCATTGTGACTGCTTTTCAAGCTCACCAAGAGTTTACACTGGTCTACAAAAACCACACAATTGGCACATCATGTTGTGTAAGAGTTTAAGATCATATCTCTTTGTGACCAAACTGAGCCTATGACTAAGTAAAGCAGTCACAATTATATCAAATATGTTGTGACTTTTAAAGCAAGAATATAGTACAATCTGATCCTTTGTGGTGGCTtatgataaaaaatgtaaatgcagcATGTTTGTCTATAACAATCTACAGTAAAAGTAAGTCATTAAATGTGTGATGTTGCAATATGTTTTCATAGTTGTCTTGTATTGCTGATTTGACAGGGCAGTGTGGTACAAGTCATAATTCTGAGGCTATGTGAAGGATTTATTATGATCATTATAAAAAGAGTAAACAGTAACACATACAGTcatgcagagacagacagtgttttATCGTTTGAGGCTGTCATACCTCCTCCAGCTGGTATCAGGTGGCGGTGACAGATATACTGAGCCATATGGACAGCTGTCAATGTGAGATCGCGAGTTAAGAAAATACAGCTGGCAGACTCAATGCATTCATTCCTGTGAATTCTTTTAACCAAAGAAGCTATAATAAAAAGTATTCTGCTGATGGTACCTCAAATAAAACCAGCATGTGATTAAAGTGAGGAATAATGAGCAGTGAGCTTCATGTCACGGTTTGATATTTGTCAGGGCTGGCTCATTGTACATGCTGCTTATTACAGACCTTCCGACCAAACACATTCATGGTTTGACTTTAATCACACACTGATGTAACTTACTAGCATGCACAAAACAAGTTGAGTAATTCTGACTCCAGTTACCCAAATAATCCTATGTATGAAAAACACAGGAAGGGTGTTACTGTTGAATTGCAACATATTCAAATGTGTTTACGAGTGCGGACAAAATATTCAGTCACATTTGAGTATAACACAATGCAAATCACTACCAACACAAACTACAGGGGTGCtttcagaaaatattaacacaCTCAAGACAATTTTCAGACAATCATTAGTAATCAAACTAAGGAATTATTTGTTCATTTCAAGTTAAAATATCTGCGTCACGTAGCAATAATACAGTcgttaaagcaaaaaaaaaaaaatcaatatctgtCACAATATTGCAATAGCCAAAATCCCATAAATATGTAGTATCATATCACAATTTGTGTACTAATATTGATCGGTCACCTATCTCTACTGCAGAGTGACAAGATTAAAGCCCCCGCAGGTGTTTTTGCCTGATTAGTCTTCTCAAGTCTGAGTGTGATTACATTTCCTTCActtttgttagttttgttgcCTATTAGTAGATTGAGTCTGGTGACATGATGTTATTCCCAGCATAACTCCACTCACAAAGGTCTAATCAAccagatttatttaaaacacctgtgtggatgTAAAGTGGACACCTTTCTACCTAAAAGACCTTCAAATAGCCCACTGACTACTCATAAATGAATATTCAACAAAGCCACGTAGTATGCTTTTAAATGAGATTCAGACCTCTGAAAATGATGATATATGGGAAATTGAATAAGACATCACCTCACAAACAGTGATCAGACTCAGCATATGTAACAAAAGTAACAGACAACTTTAAAGGATATCTGGCGCCCATGTTTGTCAATAGACAGGGGCTTTCGGTGGGGTGATGTGATGCGGTTCCGGTCTCGGTAGACCCTGTCCACCAACCCGTGGTGTCGCGTCGATCTGTTGGTGTCCAATCCTGAATTCTAACAataggaaaaaaggaaaaaaatgaaatcacctGATCAAGTTGTGAACATTTCCTTCCATTTCCAAGCTAATACTTTTGATCGACGGTTTTCCCATTGAGTCCCCAATATAATAATAAcgacaataataatgataataataataatgataataataataataataataataataataataataacaataataataataataataataaaattggTTTAATTatacagcacctttcatacataaaatgcagctcaaagtgctttacaggagaaaataaaatcaaagacacaggtaataaaaacaagacatgagGGGCAAT includes:
- the crtc1a gene encoding CREB-regulated transcription coactivator 1 isoform X2, with amino-acid sequence MATSNNPRKFSEKIALHNQKQAEETAAFEEVMKDLSITRAARLQLQKTQYLQLGQNRGQYYGGSLPNVNQIGNSTVDVSFQNSGLDTNRSTRHHGLVDRVYRDRNRITSPHRKPLSIDKHGRQIDSCPYGSVYLSPPPDTSWRRTNSDSALHQSTLTPPQQASFTGGSQELQPKRVLLLTVPGSEAIKQDVDEDGQEQNWDCKKNISRSKPCKVPGIHIFPSPDQQLTTSLKPAAHNTGGSLPDLTNIQFPPPLPTPLDSDDAAAASFSSSNSTLANTQGVNTSQPTVTMEMEPGQDNMVPLILNTGDSHQHQNLQLSPTSPPLTLSQAAINAMNLEQQLSQYAFFNQQPSSQTHQSQQQTGLVQLPSSVNSCSTSDNQTSSQANMTIDMNTHNSILGSVFADFYDQQLPSIQASALSQQLEQFNMIETPISSDSLYNQTSTLNYSQALMMGLTGGHCNLQDSQQLGYSSHGNIPNIILTVSGESPPSLPKDLTGSLSTDVSFDVDSQFPLDDLKIDPLTLDGLHMLNDPDMVLADPATEDAFRLDRL